Proteins co-encoded in one Papaver somniferum cultivar HN1 chromosome 5, ASM357369v1, whole genome shotgun sequence genomic window:
- the LOC113280685 gene encoding F-box protein CPR1-like produces the protein MLISLVGFEYPVCRSIDSASILSASSSSAPASSLSTINVTCDGAFSQHRRRHYASILSASASSLSTINVTCDEAFSMNDYSFGRHWDQSHGIEVVGSCKGLVCVCTSMEPSRFCILNPSCGEYKTISCSFRRLSSQETSLIVRYGFGYDSHLEDYKLIRIVGKWADGVNLSYFQVEVYALGSNSCKTIECMHRYVVLPPLKQLFHLAFERNAALGRLCPSN, from the coding sequence ATGCTTATATCTCTCGTTGGGTTTGAGTATCCTGTTTGTCGTTCAATAGATTCTGCTTCAATATTatcagcatcatcatcatcagcaccgGCGTCGTCATTGTCTACAATTAATGTTACATGTGATGGAGCTTTTTCACAGCATCGGCGTCGTCATTATGCTTCAATATTATCAGCATCGGCGTCGTCATTGTCTACAATTAATGTTACATGTGATGAAGCTTTTTCAATGAATGATTACTCGTTCGGACGGCACTGGGATCAGTCTCATGGTATTGAAGTAGTGGGCTCTTGTAAGGGTTTGGTTTGCGTATGCACAAGCATGGAACCTTCTAGATTCTGTATTTTGAACCCTTCATGCGGTGAGTATAAGACAATATCATGCTCCTTCCGTCGGTTATCATCTCAAGAAACGAGTCTGATAGTTAGATATGGGTTTGGTTACGACAGTCACCTTGAAGATTATAAATTGATAAGAATCGTAGGAAAATGGGCAGACGGGGTCAATTTAAGTTATTTTCAAGTTGAGGTCTATGCATTAGGATCCAACTCATGTAAAACTATCGAATGCATGCACCGATACGTTGTTCTTCCTCCGTTAAAACAACTATTTCATTTGGCTTTTGAACGGAACGCTGCACTGGGCAGGCTTTGTCCAAGCAACTAG